The Fluviicola sp. DNA window CAGCGACCAGCAAATGCTTTCTTTTACCTGATTCCCGGACTTTCAAGAGGCAGTAAAACAGCAGTGCCACAAGCGCAAACAAATAAATGTGCTGCAACTGGTAAGCAAGTGTTGCTGTGGAATAGAAATTCGTACCGAAATAGACAAGTACCAAAAGTAAGGCTGTCAGCTGATCGGTGAAAAACAGTTTCAACACCTTATTCAGGAAGTAAATTCCCAGTAAAATAAACAGGAGCGCATTGAGCAAATACGTGATGTGATAAGGCTTGCTGAAACCGTCTTTCGGATATCCCAGCACTTTCGCGAACACATGGCCGACCGTATAAGCGGGCAATTCCAGGTAAGCCTGTCCCATGTGGTAAATATTCAACTTGTGCCCGTTATCCATTGTCTTGAGCTGATAAACGGGAACATCTCCGCAATAAGTATTCTGCACAGCCTGGAGTTCTTCCTGTTGCAGGTACAAATTCCGGTACTGGAAAAATTGTGTCAAATACATGTAATACCCGTATCCGTCATAGGCGCAGACACAGGTCGACTCCCCTTTGGCTACATCATTGATTTTGGCGGAAAAATTCAGTGTAAATACAGTGATGATGACCAGGTTTGTGATCTTTCGAATATTGGTTTTCAAAAAATCAATCATTCACTCCGTTTTCAATGTAATCGATCAGCGAATGAATGACCTTGATGTGAATTTCCTGGGCACGGTCTGCGTAATTCGAATGCGGCGCACGTATCTCCACGTCACAAAGCTCTGCCATTTTCCCTCCGTCTTTCCCGGTAAGTCCAACGATCTTCATTCCTTTGGCTTTTGCAGCTTCAATAGCGTGAAGTACATTTTTTGAATTCCCGGATGTCGAAATGGCTAACAAAACATCTCCGTTTTGCCCGAGTGCTTCCACATATCGGGAGAAAATAAAGTCGTAACCGTAATCATTCCCGACACAACTGATGTGGGACGGATCCGAAATACTCAAAGCAGGAATTGCTCTTCTGTCATCCCGGTATCTTCCCGTCAATTCTTCTGCAAAATGCATGGCATCGCACATCGAACCACCGTTCCCGCAGGAAATGATCTTTCCTCCTGACCGGATAGCCGAAACCATTAAATTACCTGCCTCACGGATCAGTTGGTGATTCGCTTCGTTGTTAAATTTTAGCAAAATTTCGAGCGCTTCGTTAAAATGGTCTGCTATTTGTTTCATGCCTCTGCAAATGGGATTGTTTGTCAAAAATAAATAATTATTGAGTGCAGTTACCATTTTGGATAAACTTGTTATATTTGAAATCGGAGTTGGCTCCTTAACACAAAAACAACTATGAAAAATATTCTACTTGCCATTCTAACTTTAACTTTAGGATATAGCGCATCAGCACAAGATGACTGTTTTAAGAAATTGGAAGATGCTTTTGCAAAAAGAGGTTCTTACACAGTTGCCGATGATATGCACCGAAATGTAATTGTTAGTTTCTTTACACCTGAGGGCACTGAATGTTTGACAGGTAAAGCGCGCGTTGAAAACGGATGTGTCGTTTCTGTTTTCCTTCAATACGATGATGGAACTTATTATTTGTTAGAGAAGAAGTTTTACAACCAAAAGAAGACAAACCCGGTAGTTACCAACGGAATTTCTGAAATGATCTTCACTGTAGACGGAGAAAAATTCAGAGTAGTATTTATCGACAAATTAAAGCCAAAAGCAAAATCATACAAACAGGCAAACTTGCCGGATGATTTGTAATCAATATAAGAAATTGGAATCCTGACATTCATCGTCAGGATTTTTTTATGCCCAAACGTCCTGTTCTTCCTGGTTCTTCAGCCTGAATTGATAACAAGTTCCCTCCTGCTCCATCCTTACTTCTTTTGTTCCGTCAAGCTGTTCCACCAAAGTGTCAATGAGAACCAATCCGAAAGAAGCCTCGTTTTCCTGCACCGGTTTCCACATTCCATTATCGGAATAGGTAATATCCAGCCAGCCTTCTTCACACTTTCGGATACGGATATCAATGCGCGCCTGCTGGTTTTCATCAAAAGCGTGCTTCAGGGAATTTGAAACCAGTTCGTTGACTAAAAGCCCCACAGGAATTAATGTTTTCAACCCGATCCGGTCGACCTCCGTTTGGATTTCGTATGCTACTTCCTGGCCTGTAATACTCAGGTTCATAATCTCGCGCACCATTTCATTGAAGTAATCTCCAACCCGGATTTGGGACAGGTTGTCATTCTGATACAATTTCTGATGGATCAAAGACATGGCCATAATGCGGTTAACGGACTCCTGGAACAACATCCGGAATTCAGGGTTCTCCACTTCCTGGCTTTGCATACGTAAAAGGCTCACCACAATTTGCAGGTTGTTCTTTACCCGGTGATGCACCTCGCGTATCAGGATTGTTTTTTCATCATTCTGCTGAAGAATCCGCGTATTCTGGTCTTTTATCCGGTCAAAGAATTCCAGCAGTTTATTCACCGAGTAACGGTTCAACTCCAAAAACAGGTAAAACAGGTAGAAGTTTAATGAAAACGCAGCAATGAATTCAATCAGCAAAGATACCTGCTGGTAAGAAGTCAATTCCTGTTGGATCCTGATTTGCCTGTTCAGGTAAAGAAAAACAAATACTCCGATAATACTGACTGCGAAAAACAACAGGATTAGTCCCAGTCTGCGTCCCAAAGTGAAAAACGCCAGAAAAACCACTGTCATCAGCCATAATACATCCACCAAATGGATCCTTACGTGATACATCATCAGGGAAAAAGCAACGATGATATAACCACATATCGAATAGATGTAAAAAACCAGCATGTAATTGGCGCTGTTCATTCTCATAATGAGTAAACAGACAGCACTTATAACCGTAGCAACAGCCATCATGCTGAAGCTTTCCATAGATTCAAAATAGCGGGTATAAGAAAGAATACCAAAAACGCATAAAAACAGGATGGACATGCGAAAAGCGAGCTTCACACGCAATTCTTCGAGGTACGTTACGACCTCGTCGGGAATAGAGCCAGATTCTAATGTTCTCAATTGATAGCAGTATGAATCGAATATACTCAAATTTTCCAATGCGACAGAAAAACTGCCGATCAAATTATGTTATCCGGAAACCTTGTTTTCGTGACTTCCTGATTTATAGAAACCTGTCTGAAATTTAAAGTAGATAATTGCGTATTTTCGTACCCGGATGAAACAGATAGCATGGATTACAGGCGCTTCATCGGGAATCGGTGAAGAAATTTGCAGACAATTGGCGCAAAAAGGATTAAAATTGATCTTATCAAGCAGAAGCGAAGACAAACTGATCGACTTGAAGAATTCCCTGCCCGATTCGGAGGAACACCTCATCGTTCCGCTTGACCTGGAGCATTCGGAACATTTTCCGGAGGTTGTCAAACAGGTTTTAGCAGAAACCAAACGAATCGACTTCCTGTATAATTGCGGAGGTTTGAGCCAGCGGGCCGAAGCCAGCGAAACATCGCTGGAAGTGGACAGACGCATCATGGAAATCAATTACTTCGGAACGGTGGCGCTTACGAAAGCGGTTTTACCATACATGCAGGAGCAAAAATCCGGTCACATCATCGCCATTTCCAGCATCGCCGGGAAATTCGGTTTCTACCTGCGTTCGGCTTACAGCGCCAGCAAACACGCTATCCAGGGATTTTTTGAAAGTTTATTGCTGGAAGAAGCCAAAAACAATATTTCCGTAACGATTGCTTTCCCGGGCAAGATCAACACTCCGATTTCGATGAGTGCTCTTGGGAAAGACGGGAAGGCTCACGGAGAAATGGACCACAACCAACAGACAGGAATGCCTGTGGAAGAATGTGTAGCCATCCTGTTGAAAGCCGTTGAAAAGAAGAAAAAAGAAATCCTGATCGGGAACAAGGAAATCAATGCGGTAACGCTGAAACGTTTTTTCCCTAAATTATTCTGGAAGATTATTGCGAAGCAAAGCGCTACTTAGGATTTTAAGATCCCAGGACATCAGGATATTAAGACTTGGTTCTACTAAGTTGGAAAATTCAAGTCTTAACATCCTAAAATCTTAAAGTCCTGAAGTCTTATATAATTCCTTTCTCCGCCAAAAACACCGCTACATTGGTTTCAATGCGCTTGTTGATGTTCGAAGTATCGCTTTTTTCGAAGGTATTTCCGGTGATTTTCTCATACAATTCGATGTAACGTTCTGTAATCGTTTCTACGAACGAATCCGGCATATCCGGCATTACCTGTCCGTCCAATCCCTGGAAATCGTGTTCGATCAGCCACTGACGCACAAATTCTTTGGAAAGCTGGCGCTGGTTTTCTCCTTTTGCCTGGCGTTCTTCATAACCGTCTGCATAGAAATAACGGGAAGAATCCGGAGTGTGAATCTCATCAATCAGAATCACTTCCCCGTTGCGGATCCCGAACTCATACTTGGTATCCACCAGGATCAAACCTCTTTCCGCAGCCATTTCTGTTCCTCTTTGAAACAAAGCACGCGTATACGCTTCCATCTTTTCGTAAATATCGGGTGGAACAATTCCTTTCTTCAAAATATCTTCCCGCGAAATGTCTTCGTCGTGGCCTTCGTCTGCTTTAGTTGCCGGAGTAATAATCGGCTCGGGGAAACGGTCATTCTCTTTCATTCCTTCCGGAAGCGCAACACCGCACAAAACACGCTTGCCCAATGCATATTCACGGGCAGAGTGACCAGCCAGGTAACCACGGATCACCATTTCAACGCGCACCGGTTCGCAGGCATAGCCAACCGCTACCGAAGGATCCGGCGTTCCGATCAACCAATTTGGAACAATATCGCGAGTAGCTTCCAGGAACATGGTTGCAACCTGATTCAACACCTGGCCTTTGAACGGAATTCCTTTCGGCAGAATGTGGTCGAAAGCTGAAATCCGGTCGGTAGCAACCATCACCATAATGTCGTTATCAATGGTATACACTTCACGGACCTTTCCTCTGTAAACATTCGTTTGTTTCGGGAATTTAAAATTGGTACTCGTTATTGTTTCGTTCAACATAAACTATAAATTGGTTATTTTCTTCTTGATTTTGGTTTCTTTTCCTCCTCTTCTGAAGTCCTGGAATCTGCTTCGGACTCTTTTTCGAATTTCTTCGCTTTTTCAATTGCTTCTGCTTTATCGAAGGCATCAATGATGCGCTTCACCAACGAGTGACGGATTACATCGCTTTGTGTCAGGCGAATGATCTCAATTCCTTCCACATCGTTCAGAATATCCAGGGCGTAAGACAACCCGGAGCGCTGACGGTGAGGCAAATCGACCTGCGACATATCTCCCGTGATCACGAATTGCGCTGTTTGTCCCATACGTGTCAGGAACATTTTCATCTGCATCATCGTGGCATTCTGAGCTTCATCCAGGATCACAAAAGCTTTATCGAGCGTTCTACCGCGCATAAATGCCAAAGGAGCAATCTCAATGATCCCGAATTCCAGCATATCAGCCAGTTTTTCCGGTGGAATCATGTCGCGCAGGGCATCATACAAAGGCATTAAGTACGGATCCAGCTTCTCTTTCAAATCCCCCGGAAGGAACCCAAGGTTTTCACCGGCTTCTACCGCAGGACGTGTTAAAACAATGCGTTTTACCTCTTTCGCTTTCAAGGCACGAACAGCCAATGCAACAGCCGTATACGTTTTCCCCGTTCCCGCAGGACCGACCGCAAAAACCATATCACTTTTGTTCACCGCCTGTACCAGTTTTCGCTGGTTCAACGTTTTAGCCTTGATTTTCACTCCTCCGTTCCCGTGAACAAGCGTTTCGGTTCCATCGGAAGAAAGCATGGCAGAACCATCGTCCAGCATGAGGTTGTCGATGTTGTTCTCCGTTAGAATATTGTATTGGTGAAAATGTGCCAGGATCAGTTCAAACTTCCGTTCGAATTCCTCCACGACCTCCGGATCACCGACAATCGTTAATTCGTTACCACGCGAATTGATCTTTAATTTCGGAAAAAAAGACCGGATGTGCTTCAGGTTGGAATTGTTAACTCCAAATAGTTCAGCAACATTGGCGCCTGTGATTTCAATTTTCTTCTCTGTCAATGTGAATAAATCTTTTGTTTGTAAGTTCCGGTTGTATTATTAACCCTTATTTTTGAAACAAATTTAATTAATTTTTCAACGGATACAGACCGATTTATAAATGGGAATTATCACTTTGACAACTGATATGGGATTGACCGACTATTATGTAGCGGTTTTGAAGGGAAACTTATTCAAGTTGGCTCCCCAGGCATCCGTTGTAGATATTACCCATCAGGTCCGTCCGTTCGACATTGCAGACGCCAGTTACTACATCCAGGCTTCGTTCCGGGAATTTCCGGAAGGCACCATCCACATCATTGGGGTAGACAGTGAACCGATCATCAATTCCAGCAACGGAGCTTATCCGAGCATCATGCTTTTTAAGGGGCATTATTTCATTTCGAACGACAACGGTATTTTTGCCCTGATCCTTCGGGAAGAAAGACCGGAAGGTTTCTGGCGGATCGATAATGTGCTTTCCAATCCGAAAGGATTCCGTTTTCCGGTCAAGAATATTTTTGTTCCCACGGCTGTACGAATTCTTAACGGGGAAGCATTAAATGACATCGGTTCGGAAGAAACTTCGTGGCGCATTGCACATACCGTAAACGCTGTGATCGAGGAAAACCTCATCAAAGGTTCCATTGTTCACATTGACCATTACGGAAATGCGATTACCAATATTACCAAAGAAATATTCAACCGGTTCGATGATGCTCCATTCACGATCCTGTTCCGGAAACGCGAATACTACATCGATGAGATATCAAGTACTTACAACGATGTAGCTCCGGGAGAACGCCTGGCTTTTTTCAACGACAATAACCTGCTGGAAATTGCCATTAACAAAGGCGCCACAGGAAACGGCGGCGGCGCAGATTCCCTGTTCGGATTACGCGTGAACGATCTGGTGCGTATAGAATTCACTCCGCGCGGATCGGCAAAAACCATAGACTCTTTGTTTTGACTCCAAAACAAGTTTCAATGAGATCCAAAAGTTTAAATAGTTTAATGAAATGAAAATCGCTTTAGCACAAACATTTTGATTCAGATACCTATCGAAACTTAGAACTTTTTGAACTTTGAACTTTTGAACTCTTTAAACCAAATGAAATGTTGACACGAATTGTGAAACTGACTTTCCAGGAAGAAAAAACAGCTGATTTCCTTGCTTTTTTTGACACGATCAACACACGGGTAAGTACGTTCGAGAATTGTTACGGCATGCGTCTGATGCAGGATATTCATCACCCGAACATTGTTTTCACTTACAGTAACTGGAAGGACGAGGCAGCGTTAAACAAGTACCGGGATTCGGATTTGTTCGGCGGAGTCTGGTCTACCATCAAACCCTGGTTCGGTGGCAAACCGGAAGCCTGGAGTGTAAACACTTATTTTGAAGATGGCTCGTTTGAACCCAACCATCTGCCTGAATAAACGTTTATAGCTACTCGAACAGAATTTAAACAGATTCTCAATATTGTTCTTATTTTTGCCGAAGTTAATTAGATATGAAAGCACTTTACTGGAAAGAGATCAGGAGTTTTTTAGGCTCGGTTATCGGATATATCTTCATTGTCATTTTCCTCGTGTTTACCGGAATAATGCTTTGGCTTGTCAGCGGCCCTTCCAATTTGATGGAAGGTGAAGAAGCCGATATGATCCCGTTTTTCAACGTTGCTCCCTATGTATTGTGCGTACTGATCCCCGCGATTACCATGCGGATGATTGCGGAAGAGCGAAAAACAGGAACCATCGAATTGCTTTTCACCAGGCCGATTACCGATTTCCAGATTATT harbors:
- the lpcA gene encoding D-sedoheptulose 7-phosphate isomerase, which codes for MKQIADHFNEALEILLKFNNEANHQLIREAGNLMVSAIRSGGKIISCGNGGSMCDAMHFAEELTGRYRDDRRAIPALSISDPSHISCVGNDYGYDFIFSRYVEALGQNGDVLLAISTSGNSKNVLHAIEAAKAKGMKIVGLTGKDGGKMAELCDVEIRAPHSNYADRAQEIHIKVIHSLIDYIENGVND
- a CDS encoding sensor histidine kinase, producing MRTLESGSIPDEVVTYLEELRVKLAFRMSILFLCVFGILSYTRYFESMESFSMMAVATVISAVCLLIMRMNSANYMLVFYIYSICGYIIVAFSLMMYHVRIHLVDVLWLMTVVFLAFFTLGRRLGLILLFFAVSIIGVFVFLYLNRQIRIQQELTSYQQVSLLIEFIAAFSLNFYLFYLFLELNRYSVNKLLEFFDRIKDQNTRILQQNDEKTILIREVHHRVKNNLQIVVSLLRMQSQEVENPEFRMLFQESVNRIMAMSLIHQKLYQNDNLSQIRVGDYFNEMVREIMNLSITGQEVAYEIQTEVDRIGLKTLIPVGLLVNELVSNSLKHAFDENQQARIDIRIRKCEEGWLDITYSDNGMWKPVQENEASFGLVLIDTLVEQLDGTKEVRMEQEGTCYQFRLKNQEEQDVWA
- a CDS encoding SDR family oxidoreductase; this encodes MKQIAWITGASSGIGEEICRQLAQKGLKLILSSRSEDKLIDLKNSLPDSEEHLIVPLDLEHSEHFPEVVKQVLAETKRIDFLYNCGGLSQRAEASETSLEVDRRIMEINYFGTVALTKAVLPYMQEQKSGHIIAISSIAGKFGFYLRSAYSASKHAIQGFFESLLLEEAKNNISVTIAFPGKINTPISMSALGKDGKAHGEMDHNQQTGMPVEECVAILLKAVEKKKKEILIGNKEINAVTLKRFFPKLFWKIIAKQSAT
- a CDS encoding phosphoribosylaminoimidazolesuccinocarboxamide synthase — protein: MNETITSTNFKFPKQTNVYRGKVREVYTIDNDIMVMVATDRISAFDHILPKGIPFKGQVLNQVATMFLEATRDIVPNWLIGTPDPSVAVGYACEPVRVEMVIRGYLAGHSAREYALGKRVLCGVALPEGMKENDRFPEPIITPATKADEGHDEDISREDILKKGIVPPDIYEKMEAYTRALFQRGTEMAAERGLILVDTKYEFGIRNGEVILIDEIHTPDSSRYFYADGYEERQAKGENQRQLSKEFVRQWLIEHDFQGLDGQVMPDMPDSFVETITERYIELYEKITGNTFEKSDTSNINKRIETNVAVFLAEKGII
- a CDS encoding PhoH family protein; translation: MTEKKIEITGANVAELFGVNNSNLKHIRSFFPKLKINSRGNELTIVGDPEVVEEFERKFELILAHFHQYNILTENNIDNLMLDDGSAMLSSDGTETLVHGNGGVKIKAKTLNQRKLVQAVNKSDMVFAVGPAGTGKTYTAVALAVRALKAKEVKRIVLTRPAVEAGENLGFLPGDLKEKLDPYLMPLYDALRDMIPPEKLADMLEFGIIEIAPLAFMRGRTLDKAFVILDEAQNATMMQMKMFLTRMGQTAQFVITGDMSQVDLPHRQRSGLSYALDILNDVEGIEIIRLTQSDVIRHSLVKRIIDAFDKAEAIEKAKKFEKESEADSRTSEEEEKKPKSRRK
- a CDS encoding SAM-dependent chlorinase/fluorinase — protein: MGIITLTTDMGLTDYYVAVLKGNLFKLAPQASVVDITHQVRPFDIADASYYIQASFREFPEGTIHIIGVDSEPIINSSNGAYPSIMLFKGHYFISNDNGIFALILREERPEGFWRIDNVLSNPKGFRFPVKNIFVPTAVRILNGEALNDIGSEETSWRIAHTVNAVIEENLIKGSIVHIDHYGNAITNITKEIFNRFDDAPFTILFRKREYYIDEISSTYNDVAPGERLAFFNDNNLLEIAINKGATGNGGGADSLFGLRVNDLVRIEFTPRGSAKTIDSLF
- a CDS encoding antibiotic biosynthesis monooxygenase family protein, with product MLTRIVKLTFQEEKTADFLAFFDTINTRVSTFENCYGMRLMQDIHHPNIVFTYSNWKDEAALNKYRDSDLFGGVWSTIKPWFGGKPEAWSVNTYFEDGSFEPNHLPE